In the Triticum aestivum cultivar Chinese Spring chromosome 2B, IWGSC CS RefSeq v2.1, whole genome shotgun sequence genome, atagatagatagatctcGGGTGTTTCTCTCTCTAAAAAAAAGATAGATAGATCTCGGGAGGGAATATTCCCTTTTCTTGCGCTCTTTGTAGTACCCCCCACGCATCCCTCCCCCGCATCCATCTTTTCCCCAGCCCTAATAAAACGGGAGTAAGATCACATTTTCTCTTGGAAAAATAAACTCCACACAGATCGGAAACCTCACCGCACGCCACAGCCTTCCCCGCCCCATCCGCCACCGTCGCCATGGGTAGAGGCAGAGGAGGCCGCAACCGCAAGCCCCGCAACTCCGCCACGTTCCGCCTCTGCCCGCGCCCCGGCGCCGCCGACCCCTCCGACCGCGTCCTCGTCCGCGTCGACGGCAACCCGTACCGCGTCCCCggcctcgacgacgacgacgacgacgcctgcTGCTACTTCGAGGGCGCCGAGCCCTCGTCCTCGCCCTCCGGGGCCGCCCTCCCCGACCACGTCCGCCGCGCGATCCTGGAGCTCGGCCTCCCCGACGACGGCTACAACTACCTCGCCCACATCCGCGAGATCCGCCCCTCGTACTCCTCCACCGGTGGCGGGGGCTCGTCCGCCGTGTTCCTCCCCACCCGCCGCGCTGCGCGCTGCGGTCTCCCGCTGAGCGTCAAGGTCCGATCTGTTTGTTCACTTGGAGCATGCCGCGTAATTTCGTCCCTTCCAGGTGTCTAATCCCGGTACTGTTCTGTGCAGGCATACGACGCGCGTGGTGTTGATGTTGGTCTGGACAATGTCGCTGCAACGGGGGCGCTGATTCCAGTGGAGGAGGCCATCGACCCGGATGTCACCGAACTGCTCGAGGAGAGCGACAACGTTCCACCGGGGTCCTTGGAGGATGAGGATGAAGAGAGTGAGGTGCCACCGGGGATCGTGGAAGATGAGGATGAGGAGAGCGAGGTCCCACCGGAGACCTCGGAGGACGAAGATTCGGAGCTGGAGGACGATTTTGTTATCATTGCAaatcagcccgaggaggaagaccaGATGGATCTGGAGGACGATTTTGTTATCCTTGCAAACCAGTCTGACGGCGAAGAGCAGATGGACGTGATGGCCAGCAGGTTGGAGCGAGGCAGTTTCATGGCTGCCTTATGGGCATGTTAAAATGGTGAGCTTGCTACCTAGCATTGTGTTTCTCCGTAAACTAATGcaaaattatacttcctccgtaaactaatataagagcgtttagatcactacatcAGATTTTACTATATGTGCTTCCTACCAATATGCATGATTTTTAGTTGCACTTGTAGTTCCTGAACATCAATATTGATGAACTGGGTGAGGTACGGAACATCTGTTAACACCTGCGCTGCCCTCCGGTAATGAGGATCCAGCGTCCCACCACCTCCGCCACCATCCGCTCCCTCACCGCCGCGGGGAACCACGCCGCCGCCCTCCGAGCGCTCTCCTCCCTCTCGGCCTCCTCCGCCCAGCTCGACCACTTCGCGCTCCCGCCGGCCATCAAGTCCGCGGCCGCGCTCCGGGACGGCCGGGCCGCGCGCGCGCTCCacgcggccgccctccgccgcgcgctcATCCACCGGCCCACCCCCGCCGTCGGCAACGCGCTCCTCACCGCCTACGCGCGCTGCGGCGACCTCGACGGGGCCCTCACGCTCTTCGCCGCCACGCCGCCGGAGCTCCGCGACGCCGTGTCCTACAACTCGCTCATCTCCGCGCTCTGCCTGTTCCGGCAGTGGGAGCGCGCGCTCGACGCCCTCCGCGGCATGCTCGCCGAGGCCCGCCACGACGTCAGCTCCTTCACCCTTGTCAGCGTGCTCCTCGCCTGctcccacctcgccggcgacgacggCCGCCGCCTCGGCCGCGAGGCCCACGCCTTCGCGCTCAAGCACGGCTTCCTCGACGAGGGCGGCAGCGCAGGTGGTGGGACTCGCCGGCCGGCGGGGGCAGAGCGTCGGAGTGCACTTAAGGTGTTCGtggaaatgagagagagagaggaggaagaagattgatgctgacaggtgggcccaagcGGTCAGATTTGTGCTTAGCACGGACTAAGCGAGCGatttcgcgacttggtagttttttgccacggattaggaaaaaagtggtagttttcgggacaaaatcgtaaagtggtagtttttcgtcacggttccgtgaattgtggtagtttttggttaaatactcgttAACACTAGAAGTTATGTTAGGAGCTTTTCATGAGGAAGTCCATGCCCTGAAAGTACTGTAAACTAAAGAGTTTTTGGAAGGCTAATCAGACTATCTCATCAAGTTTATTGATCAAATGCCACTGGTAGACAAGGGTTGGAGCGTGAAGCTGTTTGGATAGAGTAGTCGCTGGTTAATTTGTAGGGCGAGGAGTAAATGGATGAGAGCATGTAGCGAGTGGGCTGATGGTAACTTGTAAGCAAGAAATTCAGGCCTTTAACCCAACTAGTAATTGTGGACGTGCAATGCACATTAACACGAGGCAAAGATATTAATTATATTgcatattaatattaagcaaaatATAAATTGCATGTTAATATTAGGTACTAGGCTATATAGTAAGCATGATATTAATTAGGCGATGGTACTAAACATGCTAAACATCGGAGCGATGTAGACCGTTGGATAGATGCAGTTGAATCGGTGAGATTTGTTGGACCTTTGCAACTTGCTCTTTTTATAATGGTATTGGTATATAGTAGATATTTGCACATGAGCTTCGGTTTTCTATAATTTGAGTACCACAATGTTCTGCTGCTACCGCTTAAACAAACATCCTTCCAAGTTCCCAATCAACATCAGGGATAATTCATGCACTTCACTACaagccttttgggcttcagcttaTATAAGTCTTATCTTTTTTGTGAATTATTTGATGACCCGTAGACACATTCCTGCATCTGTGGTACTATTTTCCCACTGCCCTTTTTAATTTCTTACGCAGTCATATTTTCTCCAAGTTTGTTAACCAAAGCGTCATGTTTCAAGCTGATTTGTTTTCCACTCTGCAAATGACAGCTTGCTTTGGGAAAGAATGCTGCGGTAAAGAAGTCCCAGAAAGCTGTTAGGGGTCCGTCCTTGTCGGCGCACCTTGTGTGCTGATTATTTATCTTATATATATTGTGTTGATAGTGAACTGTTTGTCATAGCACTTCGATTGTCAGTAGGAATAATATTGAACATTTGTGCCAAATGTTGTGCACGCACAAATTAGGTTTCCTTTGGTAGATAAAAACTGATGGGTGATGTACGACAATTCATCTTCGACCGTACCGCTCTCCCTAGATTATGTTTCAAAACTCGTAATGCAAGATGTACAAAGTTGTCGTCGTCTCGTTGTGATATGCTTATTTGTTCCAGCGTTTTGCCTGGTGCATGAATGCTCTTACTGTTGAATATTGAAGATACTTACCACCTTCAAGAGTGAAAAGAATTCAAGGCCCTGTAACTAGAGCAACGGTGTAGTTTCAGATGAGCGGTCCTGTAGTTTCAGATGAGCGGTCCTATTGAGCAAATACCGACTCTGATGTGAACGCATCCCCCGCCGACCCCCGACCCCGAGTGGGTGACCCCGGGAGGAACCATGGATGTCGCCACTACCAGCCATCCCTGTCGGCTGGCAGCCCTTCGTGCCGGCATGCGCAGCCGTGGCGGCAGGCTCTCTCCCAAAGGAGTGAGGTTCTCGGCCTGCAGAGTAGCATTCCGCGGCGACGTTACTTCCTCGGTGGAGTCTGTCGGACGAAGGCGTAGCTTCGCTTCGGAGGCGGCGAATCCCGGTGACGGGACGACTCTTTGGGCGGCGTGGCGATCGATCCCATGGATGCGGCTCCCACCATGGCTTCTCCCCGCTGGCTCCACAGGTTGGCCATGGCCTTGTTGTGGTGGGGGGATCCTGCGCAGCGGCTTGGTCGACGGGACTGCTGGTTTTATGGCAGGGGGGCTCAATCCCCTTCATCTGCACGACGGGGCAACCCCCGGCGACTCCTTACCAACGCTCCCAGCGCGTGGATGCTCTGTGTTAAAACTAATTCTGTAATTAAGGGAAAATCTCCCCTTGAGTAAACCGTCGTTGCGGTTTGTCCCGCAACCGACGCCTCCCTTCGATCTCCTGAAACCGACGCCCCCTCGAGGGATCGTCGTGTCTCTTCGAACGTATAAAAGGGGCATGTAACCATCGATCAAAGTATTCGATCATTCTGATTCAAAACACGTTATCACACACGTAGAACAGCCAGCGAGAGCAAAGAGAATCAACAGAGAGAAAGGAGAAGAGAGGGAGCACGCGCCGCCGGTGAGATGCCTAACCTCGTTTCCTTCTTCCTCCGTCTGATCCGCGAGGATGGTCGTCGATACCGTCGTCGCTACCATGGAGTGGGTGGACTCCGGCGTTTCCGTCGCCGGATGCAAGCCATCCCTCGATTCGGCCGCAGCGCCGCTGGAAGTGGTGCTCCTGGCCGCCACCTCGCTGCTGGACGCGCCCCCCGCGGTGCTCCCCTCGCCCCTGGACGCGCCCAAGATGGTGCTCCATGCGCCCGTGGCCAATCGCCCATGGGGCTCGACCCTCGGATGGTGGCCGGCCCGAGCGCCCCGATGATGAACGGGGCCGCCGCTGTGCCTGGATCGCCCCCCGgatctccgcctccgcctcctcccccacCGACCGCGTGGCTCCCGCCCGCGACGCCGACACCCGCCGGCGAGGCTGTTGGCCCGAGCCGTGGCCCTCCTTGTTATGCGCCCGTTCGGAGACGCGCCATTGTGGACGAAGAGGTCGCGCTTGGCTTCGTGTCAGCGCCCACCGACGCCTCCAGTGCCATCCGCCTTGGAGTAGGGATGGAAGGTGTTGGCATCAACTCTCCACCACCACTGGAGGCTACTGTGGGCCCAGGCATCCGCGCGGAGCAGCGCTTCGGCCGCCTCTTCGGGCGCGCCGTCGCGGCCCTCGACCACCGCCCCAgccgcctgaaggaaatatgccctagaggcaataataaagttattatttatttcctcacatcatgataaatgtttattattcatgctagaattgtattaaccggaaacatgatacatgtgtgaatacatagacaaacataacgtcagtagtatgcctctacttgactagctcattaatcaaagatggttatgtttcctaaccatagacatgtgttgtcatttgattaacgggatcacatcattaggagaatgatgtgattgacatgatccattccgttagcctagcacttgatcatttagtatgttgctattgctttctttatgacttatacatgttcctgtaactatgagattatgcaactcccgtttaccggaggaacactttgtgttctaccaaacgtcacaacgtaattgggtgattataaaggagctctacaggtgtctccaaaggtacatgttgggttggcgtatttcgagattaggttttgtcactccgattgtcggagaggtatctctgagccctctcggtaatgcacatcactataagccttgcaagcaatgtagctaatgagttagttatggaatgatgcattacgtaacgagtaaagagacttgccggtaacgagattgaactaggtattagataccgacgatcgaatctcgggcaagtaacatgccgatgacaaagggaacaacgtatgttgttatgcggtttgaccgataaagatcttcgtagaatatgtgggagccaatatgagcatccaggttccgctattggttattgaccgagaatagttctaggtcatgtctacatagttctcgaacccgtagggtccgcacgcttaacgttacgatgacagttttattatgagtttatatgttttgatgtatcgaaggttgttcggagtcccggatgtgatcccggacatgacgaggagtctcgaaatggtcgagacataaagattgatatattggcaagggggcacctctagacacacaagttgatcttcgtgatcgttccttagccgtgtgcggtgcccccctccaccatattccacctcggtcatatcattgcagtgtttaggcgaagccctgcatcggtagaacatcatcatcgtcaccacgccgtcgtgctgacggaactcatccccgacaccctactggatcggagtccggggatcgtcatcgtgttggggaacgtagcagaaattcaaaaaaattctacgcatcaccaagatcaatctatggagtaatctagcaacgaggggaaggatagttcatctacatacccttgtagatcgctaagcggaagcgttcaagagaacggggttgaaggagtcgtactcgtcgtgatccaaatcaccggagatcctagtgccgaacggacggcacctccgcgttcaacacacgtgcagcccggtgacatctcccatgccttgatccagcaaggagagagggagaggttggggaagactccgtccaacagcaacacgacagcgtggtggtggtggaggagcgtggcaatcctgcagggcttcgccaagcaccgcgggagaggaggagtacttgggagagggggagggctgcgccagaacttggggtgcggctgccctcccacccccccatatatataggggcaaaggagagggagcccggccccctcagatccaatctgaggatggggcggcgtccggggggttgccttgccccccaaggcaagggggtgcccccctttagggtttcccccaagccctaggtgccttgggccttggtgggggggcgcaccagcccacctggggctggtcccctcccacacttggcccatggagccctctggggccggtggccccactcggtggacccccgggaccctctggatggtcccggtacattaccgatagcacccagaacttttccggtgaccaaaacaggacttcccatatataaatctttacctccggaccatttcggaactcctcatgacgtccgggatctcatccgggactccaaacaacattcggtaaccacgtatatctattccctataaccctagtgtcatcgaaccttaagtgtttagaccctacgggttcgggaaccatgcagacatgaccgagacgttcttcggtcaataaccaacagcgggatctggatacccatgttggatcccacatgttccatgatgatctcattggatgaaccacgatgtcaagtactcaatcgatcccgtatacaattccctttgtctagcggtattgtacttgcccgagattcgatcgtcggtatcccgataccttgttcaatctcgttaccggcaagtctctttactcgttccgtaacacatcatcccgtgatcaaccccttggtcacattgtgcacattatgatgatgtcctaccgagtgggcccagagatacctctccgtcacacggagtgacaaatcccagtctcgattcgtgccaacccaacagacactttcggagatacccgtagtgcacctttatagccacccagttacgttgtgacatttggtacacccaaagcattcctacggtatccgggagttgcacaatctcatggtctaaggaaatgatacttgacattagaaaagctctagcatacgaactacacgatctttgtgctaggcttaggattgggtcttgtccatcacatcattctcctaatgatgtgatcccgttatcaacgacatccaatgtccatggccaggaaaccgtaaccatctattgatcaacgagctagtcaattagaggcttactagggacatggtgttgtctatgtacccacacatgtatctgagtttcctatcaatacaattatagcatggataataaatgattatcatgaacaaggaaatataataataaataatttattattgcctctagggcatatttccaacagtcttccacttgcactagagtcaataatctagttcacttcgccatgtgattaacactcacaggtcacatctccatgtgaccaacatccaaagagtttactagtgtcactaaactagttcacatcatcatgtgattaagactcaatgagttctggggtttgatcatgttttgcttgtgagagaggttttagtcaacgggtctgcaacattcacatccgtatgtacttcgcaaatctctaggtcatattgtaaatgctgcttccacgctccacttggagctattccaaatggttgctccactatacgtatccggtttgctactcagagtcattcggacaggtgttaaagcttgcatcgacgtaaccctttacgccgaactctttatcacctccataattgagaaacatgtccttatttactccaaggacaatttttacCACTGTCGAATGatccccattcctggatcattctcgtaccccttgactgactcatggcaaggcacacttccggtgcggtacacatcatagcatactatagagcctacgtctgaagcataggggatgaccttcgtcctttctctctcttctgccatggtcgagctttaagtcttaacttcataccttaaaactcaggcaagaactccttctttgactgatccatcttgaacacattcaagatcatgtcaaggtatgtgctcatttgaaagtaccatttagcgttttcgatctatcctcacagatcttgatgctcaatgttcaagcagcttaatccagatTTTCTATTGAAaagcacttttcaaataaccctatatgctttccagaaattctacatcatctctgatcaacaatatgtcaacaacatatactcatcagaaatgctatagtgctcccactcacttctttggaaatacaagtttctcataaactttgtataaacccaaaatctttgatcatctcatcaaagcgtacattccaactctgagatgcttactccagtccttagaaggattgttggagctttgcatacttattagcgtctttcaggattgacaaaaccttctggttgtatcacacacaacctttcctcaaggatatcgtcgaggaaacaatgtttttacatcctatctgcgagatttcataaatcatgcagtaattgctaatataattccaacagactcttagcatcgctacgaatgagaaagcctcactgtagtcaactccttgaacttgtcggaaaacatcttaacgacaagtcgagctttcttaatggtaatacttaccatcattgtctgtcttttttttaaaatccatctatacccaacagccttacgaccatcaagtagttcttccaaagtctacactttgttttcatacatggatcttctctcagattttatggccttgagccattcgtcggaatccgggcccaccatcgcttcttcatagctcataggttcattgttgtctagcaacatgacctccaagacaggattgcgtaccactctgaagcagtacgcatccttgtcgacctacgaggtttggtagtgacttgatccgaagtttcatgatcactatcataagcttctacttcaattggtgtaggtgccacgggaaca is a window encoding:
- the LOC123044081 gene encoding uncharacterized protein, whose product is MGRGRGGRNRKPRNSATFRLCPRPGAADPSDRVLVRVDGNPYRVPGLDDDDDDACCYFEGAEPSSSPSGAALPDHVRRAILELGLPDDGYNYLAHIREIRPSYSSTGGGGSSAVFLPTRRAARCGLPLSVKAYDARGVDVGLDNVAATGALIPVEEAIDPDVTELLEESDNVPPGSLEDEDEESEVPPGIVEDEDEESEVPPETSEDEDSELEDDFVIIANQPEEEDQMDLEDDFVILANQSDGEEQMDVMASRLERGSFMAALWAC